A region of Oncorhynchus kisutch isolate 150728-3 linkage group LG29, Okis_V2, whole genome shotgun sequence DNA encodes the following proteins:
- the LOC109874029 gene encoding guanine nucleotide-binding protein G(z) subunit alpha, producing the protein MGCRQSSEEKEAARRSRRIDRHLRSESQRQRREIKLLLLGTSNSGKSTIVKQMKIIHSGGFNLDACKEYKPLILYNAIDSLTRIIRALATLKIDFHNPDRAYDAVQLFALTGPAESKGEITAELHGVMKRLWDDSGVQECFCRSNEYHLEDNTAYYLNDLDRISSNEFIPTVEDILRSRDMTTGIVENKFTFKELTFKMVDVGGQRSERKKWIHCFEGVTAIIFCVELSGYDLKLYEDNQTSRMAESLRLFDSICNNNWFTNTSLILFLNKKDLLAEKIKRIPLTVCFADYRGQNTYEEAAVYVQRQFEDLNRNKETKEIYSHFTCATDTSNIQFVFDAVTDVIIQNNLKYIGLC; encoded by the exons ATGGGTTGCCGGCAGAGTTCAGAGGAGAAGGAGGCGGCCCGGCGCTCCCGGCGGATCGACCGCCACCTGCGCTCAGAGAGTCAGCGGCAGCGGCGCGAGATCAAGCTCCTTCTGCTGGGCACCAGCAACTCTGGCAAGAGCACCATCGTCAAGCAGATGAAGATCATCCACAGTGGAGGCTTCAATCTGGACGCCTGCAAGGAGTACAAGCCCCTCATCCTCTACAACGCTATTGACTCGCTCACACGCATCATCCGCGCCCTGGCCACGCTCAAGATCGACTTCCACAACCCTGACCGCGCCTACGACGCCGTGCAGCTCTTCGCCCTAACCGGGCCAGCCGAGAGCAAAGGGGAGATCACAGCGGAGCTGCATGGGGTAATGAAGCGCCTGTGGGATGACTCAGGGGTGCAGGAGTGCTTCTGCCGCTCCAACGAGTACCACCTGGAGGATAACACTGCCTACTATCTGAACGACCTGGACCGCATCTCCTCCAACGAGTTCATCCCCACCGTGGAGGACATCCTGCGCTCCCGCGACATGACCACGGGCATCGTGGAGAACAAGTTCACTTTCAAGGAGCTCACCTTCAAGATGGTAGACGTGGGGGGGCAGCgctcagagaggaagaagtggaTCCACTGCTTCGAGGGCGTGACCGCCATCATTTTCTGTGTGGAGCTAAGCGGCTATGACCTCAAGCTCTATGAAGACAACCAGACG AGTCGTATGGCAGAGAGCCTGCGTCTGTTTGACTCCATCTGCAACAACAACTGGTTCACCAACACCTcactcatcctcttcctcaacaAGAAGGACCTGTTGGCCGAGAAGATCAAGCGCATCCCTTTGACCGTGTGCTTCGCCGACTACAGAGGTCAGAACACCTACGAGGAAGCAGCGGTCTACGTACAGCGCCAGTTTGAGGACCTCAACCGCAACAAGGAGACCAAGGAGATCTACTCGCACTTCACCTGTGCCACAGACACCAGCAACATCCAGTTTGTGTTCGATGCAGTCACAGATGTGATCATCCAGAACAATCTCAAGTACATTGGGCTGTGCTAG